In Frankiaceae bacterium, the DNA window GGATCGCGCCCGGTCCGACGATCACGACGAACAGCGCGGGCAGGATGCCGAAGATCAACGGGAACAGCAGCCTGACCGGGGCCTTGGCGGCGCGCTCGCGGGCGAGCTGGCGCCGCTTGGCGCGGATCTCCGACGCCTGCGTCTTCAGCACCTCGCCGATCGCGATGCCGAGCGCGTCGGCCTGGAGCAGCGCGAGGACGAACGTCGCCAGCTCCGGGCACGACGTACGTTCGCGCAGCGAGATGAGCGCCTCGCGGCGCGAGAAGCCGAGCTGCACCTCGTGGAGGAACCGCGACAGCTCCTCCCCGAGCGGCCCCGGCAGGCGGTCGGTGACGATGGCGACGGCCTGTTCGAGGCCGACGCCGGCCTGCACCGAGATGGCCATGAGGTCGAGCGCCTCGGGCAGCGCGCGGCGGATGTCGGCCTGGCGCTTGTCGGCCCGCAGCGACAGCAGCAGGTCGGGGAACACGAAGCCGAACAGCACGCCGAGCACGAGCCCGGGGACGGCCCAGAACGCCGGCAGGCCGACCACCGACGGGGTGAGGGCGAAGCCGAGCCCGAAGAGCCCCGAGGCGCCTGCCTTGCCGAGGTAGACGAGCGTCGGGTCGAGCCGGCCTTCGAGCCCGGCCAGCAGGATGCGCCGGTCGAGCTCGGTACGGATCGACGTCGGCGTGAGCCGCCGCATGAACTCCGCGAGGCTGCC includes these proteins:
- a CDS encoding type II secretion system F family protein; protein product: MVAVVAVLFGGGIFLLAFGVMQTVAARAGAPSIAYLRNEAGDEVDEFRARLRAPLSERLASGLGGSLAEFMRRLTPTSIRTELDRRILLAGLEGRLDPTLVYLGKAGASGLFGLGFALTPSVVGLPAFWAVPGLVLGVLFGFVFPDLLLSLRADKRQADIRRALPEALDLMAISVQAGVGLEQAVAIVTDRLPGPLGEELSRFLHEVQLGFSRREALISLRERTSCPELATFVLALLQADALGIAIGEVLKTQASEIRAKRRQLARERAAKAPVRLLFPLIFGILPALFVVIVGPGAI